A window of Limosilactobacillus reuteri genomic DNA:
CTCGTTGATTGGGAGCACCAACCTCGGCAAAGTAAGTGTGAAGGTCAAATTGATTGGCAATCTCGCGCCAGCCGGCGAATTCTTTTCCGTTGTCAAAGGTAATCGATTTGAAGAAGTACCGCGGGAATTTCCGAAGCCACTGACTTAAGTGTTGGTTAATCGCATCAGCCGTCTTTTCGTGCACATTGAGTACAATTTCGACCTTCGATTGGCGTTCAGTCAGGGTCATTACCGCCCCTTGGTGCTTTTTGCCTTGGACGGTATCAGCTTCAAGGTGCCCAAATTCAGTGGCATAGTGCGGAAAGTCCTTGGCACGCTCGTGAATACTTCGCCCCAATTAGCCAGCCTTCCCGCGGCGCTCGACATAGCCATTCGGGTGCCGCTTACCTGGAACGGACATCGAAGCCGAACTGGCCACGTTCAAACATCCGGCCGGTTACAACTAATTGGGCGCTCAGCGCGCCCAATAATGGTATCAGGCGTCCACCCCTGGGCAATTTTGTCGTTGATATAAGTGAGTTCAGCCAGTGACAACTGAGTACGTTTTCGGCCACAACGTTGCTTATTGCGCATATAGTGATCCTGATAATCAGCAATTGAGGCACCGGTTTCCAGGTAACGATAAACGCGATAAACGGTTTCGGCGCAACGGTTGATCATTTGGGCCACTCGGTACGCTTTAAGCTTTTGCACGAAAGAATGGGCGATGATTGTCAGCTCGTTTGTGGTAAGATGGGTGTAAGTCATTTGTGGTTTCCTTTCTTTTGTTTAGGGGGTATTCAAAAGTCTACCACAAATGGCTTTTCTATTTTTCTAACTTAATTTTACAAACGGCGAAAAGTGATGTTAAGGATTTTCCCTAGCATCACTTCTACTTTCTATTTAACTCTCTTCCCCGCCATCCAGGTTTCATTAACGTGAATATTTTTAAGTTCGCTATGAGCAACTGTAAAGATATCATCATTTAAGATAACAAAGTCCGCGGCCTTTCTTACTTCAAGGGTTCCATTATCATCAAAGCCGCCAATCTTAGCACCATCCCGAGTATAACCAAGAATAGCTTGTGGAACCGTAATTGCTTCTTCTGCATTAACAACATCGTCATTAGCTGCCTTTCTCGTTACAGCCGCATAAATACTATAAAACGGACTATCAGGCTCTGCCCATGGCGTACATGGAGCATCAGAACTTAACCCTAACATTGCTTGAGAATTCAGCATTGTTTTGACGCGGTAAGCTAATTTAAACTGGGCCGGTGAAAGATAATGACGATAGGATTCATCCTCCGCAAAGAAAAAGATTGGTTGTGTGACTAACGCATAGTTCATTTCACTATTGGCAATTTCTGCAAACATTTGATCAGTCATTAAAAATGCGTGTTCAATTCGTACGGATGGCATCGTTGTTAGCCACGGCTTCATATCTTTTGTTACATCAATTACTGTTTGAATTGCTTTATCGCCCATCGCATGCACAGCTAGTTGAAGCTTATTATCACGCGCCATCTCAACTGCTCGCTTAAGCTTTTCCACTGAAGTCAAACTAACTCCCATTTTTCCCGATGGATACGGATCAGTATTATAGGCCGTTTCACCAGAAATACTCCCATCCATAAAGACTTTAATTCCAGCAACGCGGAGTTTTTCATCCCCGCTTGGTTGAAGTCCAACCTGCGGATCAATTTCATCAAAAACATAGTAGATCGAAGCCTTAGGACCAAACCCTTGTTTAACTGCATCTTGGTATAGTTTTAAAGAAGTATACGGCTTCATCCGGCCCATCATTTCACCAATTGCCACAATTCCTTCTTTAAGATAGTGTTCGGAACTATTAACCATATTAGCTACGTCATTTTCATAACTTTGTGCCGATTTAGCCCGAATAAGAAGTTGCGAGGCAGCTACTTCGCGCATAAAACCAGTTGGTCGTCCATCAGAAAATCGTTCAATTTTTCCACCAACCGGATCAGGCGTATTTTCATCAATTCCTGCAAATTCTAAAGCTTTAGAATTGCCGACAGAAGAATGACAGTCAGAACGATAAATAAAGATTGGTTGCGTTGTTGAAACAGCATCTAAATCATCACGGTTGGGACTCCGATGTTCTGCTAATTTCGTCTCATCAAAACCCCAACCTTCAATCCACACATCTTCGCCTTGGCCATATGCAGGAGAGTTGCGAAGTGCTTCTTGCATTTCCTTGTTACTATTAACATTTGGCGGGGTACAAGCAACACCATGAAGAGCATCAGCGATATATTTAGGATGTGTATGACAGTCAATCAATCCTGGCAAAACTGTTTGTCCTTGCAGATCAATAACTTTGCCTTCATTAGGTAAATTATCACCAATTCGTCTAACCGTTCCATCTTCAACTACCATGCTATTAACAAAATGGTCCTCAGTATCACCAACAAAGATTTTACCGTTAATAAATGTCTGGGTCATAATCCTAACTCCTTTCAACTTTAGATATTCTTACCAAAGATACTTTTATTATAGAATGAAATCGCTTTAAAAATGATTATTATTTAAAATCTCTTGACTCGCTTCATCACTCATCGCTGAGCTATAAGCCCACTGATGATTAGACAAATGGACCTGTGTTACATCGAATACTTACCATTACAATGGCGATTATATAAGCTTACTTGAATATTTAATTCGCACATTAACTTGCGAATAATATCCCCAGCCAAGTGAAGTGACCCCTTATAGTTGGACAAAGAATTCCAACTATAAGGGGTCACTTCAAATCCTCATGAGTTTGATATTTCTTACTTAAATTATTAGATTTCTTGTATAACCATCGTGTTCACGATATCAAGCTTGGAAAGAACCTGCAACTTCTTGCTAAACATCAGAAACTGACATTGCGATAAAATGCTTGACGCCAGCTTCGTCCATTACCTTAATTAGTGGCTTCATGGTAGGCGTAGCAACATAAGCATCAACACCAATCAATGCCCTCTTTATGCTCGCTAGACCGACCATTTTTTACATTTTTCCGCCATAAACTGGGAAGACATCAAAATCGCCGTAGTCTAATGGCTTTACTCGCCGTAATAGGTCCATATCAGCTTCAGAAATTTCAAAATCGATTTCAGCATTTTCTTTCATATGCTCTGGATTAACAGTCTTTGGTAAGACAATCATTCCTAATTGCCAATCATACCGAATGCATAATTGTGGAACTGAAACGTTGTACTTTTTCGCCATCTTTTCAATTACAGGATTATCCAAGCAGCTCCGTGAGCAACTGGTGAATATGCTTCAACCGCAATGTCGTGTTCATGAGTAAATGATAAAAGATTGAATGGAGTATGACCAATATGAGCTAAAACTTGATCAACAGCGGGAACAGTATCGCTATTCTTGATAATATTTTCAAGATCAGCTTTTTCAAAATTAGAAACCCCAATTGTCCGAATCTTACCTTCACTTACAGCATCTTCCATAGCCCGCCATGCCGCAAGATTTCCTTCAAGGTATCGATTGTCAGACTGATTTACTTCTTTCCATGGTTGGGGACTATGAATAATCATCATATCGATATAATCAAGCCCCATCTTTTCAAGGGTCTCATCAATGGACTTCTTGGTTACATCATAGTCTTTGTGTTCGGCAGCCACCTTTGAAGTAACAAAGATTTTATCTCGATCTACGCCAGCTGTGCGGACACCCTCACCGACTCCCCGCTCATTTCCATATGCTTGAGCAGTATCAATGTGCCGGTAACCAATCTTAATTGCATTGCGAACTGCTTCGGCTGCTTGGTCATCATCAATCATCCAGGTTCCTAATGCAAACTTTGGAATTTTCACACCACTATTAAGAGTAATTGTCTCATCTAAAATCATTGTTCTCCATCCTTTCACATTTCAAGTTATCCCTACAAAGCTATTGTCGTCATTTTTTCCATAAATGTAAACTGGTAAGCCTTGACCGTATCTGTCAAGTTTTCATAGGTAGCCTTTAAATATACAGTTTTAGTGGGTTAGTGCCTTAAAAAGTTGTCCCATTGGTCTACTTGTGACCGTGTTAATCGGAATTATTCCTTGTACTGCTCCAATTGACGGCTTTGTCGGTGCCTTTCTTAGAAACTCTCCAGTTCGAATATGCATTTCCTGTAATAGGCTGGTTTGAGCCACTCGAGGAAGAACTGTTAATTGTTCTAGGATTGTATTTAAACTAGCTTGCAGTTCACCATTCATTCGGGCTTCAATTAAACTAATCATGGCTTTAGCCCCCTGCTTAGTCCATGACTTGCCCTGTTTCTTCATCCGGTAAGTAAAAGCCCGGTGAGAACTTTCGACTGAACCAATTAAATGAATATCCTTAAATCCACGCATTTGTGGTGAGAGGATATACCGCCAATTTCGCTGTAGATACTTTCTTAAACGCATTAGGTCGTCTGCTTGTTTTTCCGTTAGGTTTTGTGATTCATAAGTATCTAAAATTATTGTTAGCTCTGCTTGATCATGATGACGAACGGCTTTAATTGCTCGCATGGCTAATTCGTTGTGCCGGCCTAAAGTATGTTCAATTTTCTGTAAACAATGATAGCGGTCGAGAAAGTATTCACCATGTGCACCTTGAGGAACTAGACTTAATAGCTTAGCTGGTTCGTAACCTGGGCCAGCGTCACTGGCCAAAAAGATCGTTTGACCGGCAAGCTTATAATGGCGGTCTAAATAATCACTTAGTCGTGCTTCAAGCCGTCCTTGGTGCCCAACACTGAGAAAGTCATGCCGATTAATGATTTGATTAGCTACTCGCTCATAAACCCGATAATGGTGCACAAGAGTCAGCTGACCTGCTTCTTTTTTACCTTTAATCATAAAGGCATCACCCTCAATAGTTAAATTTTTAGGCATATGGCGAGGAGTAGCTTGGTGTTCTTTTGCTTGAGTTTGTTTAGCTACCTGATTTCCTAACTCATGCACGGCGTGCATTACCGAATCGGCAGTAATTCCGCTGTCAAATACAAGGTTCAAAATGTCGGCAGTATTGCGCATTGTAGTTGTTTGGGCAATCTTAGCCATCATCATTAAGTAGTGTGGCGATAAACGACGACGTGGTTTAATTTTTAATTGTTGGTCTAAGTAAAATTCACGTTTCTTTGTCCCTGCCTGATAATACCGTCGTTGAAAAGTCACCGGGCCAAAGATAAAATTAAGCGTCCGTGGCTGTTTATTGATTACTTGATAGTTCGCTGGAGCTTGGGACTTTAAGCTTCGATCTAAGCTTTCCAAAAAGTTTTGCATGATTACTTGTCCTAACTCCAATACACCTTTTAAAATAATCTGTTCAGCTTCAAATAAACTGCCTGATTTCACCAAATTCTGCTCGATTTCTGTTAAAATATCCATGAGGAAAGACCTGCCTTTGCTTAGTATTCGACACACTAAAGGCTACTGGTCTTTTCTTTTTTTGTAAATAAGTAAATTGGTCTACAAAAAAGATTTCCACGACCAGATGAATTATTCATCCAACCTATGAAAATCTTACACTAACGCCTTGACCAGAATAATAAAAAAGAGGTTAAAGCTTAAAATTGCTCAACCTCGTAAAGTTTGCTACTCATTAAAATGCCTGCCCATCATATAAAGGGACCGCATTTGACCATTTATCTCAGAAATCTGTGGTAATTTGCCCCATTCTTTGTACCCGCAGGAAGTAAAAAGACGATAGCTTGCTTGATTTTCAATATAAATATACGCAATTACGGTTCTTATATCTAAATGATCTTCAATTTGTTTTTGCGCATATGTTAATAAATCATGGCCAAGATGTTGCCGTCGATAATCTTCACGAATATAAATAGCTATCTGTGCCGAATGATCATAGGCGGGATGCGGATAAAAATACTCAAGGGCACACCAGGCGATTACTTGGCCATCCATTGTTGCGACCCAAATTGGATGGGTACTGTCAAACTGCAGAAACCATTCACGTCGATCAGCAACTTCGATCGGTGCACTCTCATCGTTTACTTGTAGCGGAATAGCTTGATTAAATATATCGACAATCGCTGGTAGATCATCCATTGTCGATAGCCGAATTTGATAATCCATCTTAAAGCTTCCTTACAGAATTTTTTACCCACTAATTATTACTTATCATAGAAGTGCTGCCATTCTTTATTAACATTTTCGCGAGTCGTCTTTGTCCCAGTCCACGATGGAACTTTTACAACCCCATCAATCTTACTCTTAGGTACAAATCCCCAGTACCGACCATCATTAGAGACGCTTCGGTGATCTCCAAGAACAAAATATTCACCCTTTGGAACTTTTGTGGCTCCATTATTTTTCAACCAACTATTTTGAACTGAGATACTACGCAATGTCCAGTTTCCAGTTCCGGTTGTTCGTTGACTCTTGCTAATGTAGTCTTGATTAATCTTTTTGCCGTTAACATAAATGTTTCCATTCTTAGAGCTAACAGTATCACCAGGAAGTCCAATTACTCGCTTAACATAATCAGTTTTGACCGATACTTGCGGATCAACGCCATTAGCATCAAATACAACGACACTTCCATGATGGATCTTGGCAGTTTTCAAACAAAATACTCGTTCATTATTTTGTAAGTTTGGTTGCATGGATGGTCCATCAACCCGAACAATTTGGAAGAAAAACTGCTTAATTACTAATGCGATTATTAACCCGATTAAAATGGGAATAATCCAACTCATTGCTTCACGAAATGCTTTCATTATAATTCCTCAATTTCTTTATCTAACTGTTATTAATCATACAACTAGTAATAAAACCTGAAAAGTTATTTATAATAAATAATATATTATTTTCACATTTAATAACACGTCGTTTGTAAAATTAAGTTAGAAAAAATAAAAAGCCATTTGTGATAGACTTTTGAATATCCCTAATCAAAAGAAAGGCAATCACAAATGACCTATAAACATCTTACCACACGTGAATTAACTCTCATAGCTGATTTTTGGTATCAAGGTACTAAAGCTTATCGGGCTGCTAAATTACTTCAGCGTAGTCAAGAAACCATCTATCGTGTTTATCGTTTCCTCAACGGCGGTAAAACCATCGACCAATATCTTCAGACTTATCAGCGACATAAGCGTCGTTGTGGTCGGAAGCAGACCCAACTGCCAACTATCGAAGTTAACTATATCCATGCGCAAATCAAGGCAGGTTGTACTCCTGATACTATTATTGGTCGTCATGAACACCCAATTAGCTGCAGTATGCGCACCCTTTATCGCATGTTTGCCCGCAATCAGTATGGATTTTCCGTTAAACAGCTACCGATGAAAGGAAAACGCCATCCCAATGGCTATGTGGAACATCGTGGTAAAGCTGGCCAATTAGGACGCAGTATCTATCAACGATATCGTGATTTTCCGCATTACCAACATGAATTTGGGCACTTTGAAGCTGATACAGTTCAAGGTAAAGCTCACCGTGGAGCGGTAATGACGCTAGTAGAGCGACAATCCAAAGTAATGATTGTCCTTAATATTCATCATAAAACAGACGAAGCAGTGAATTGCCAGCTTGATCAATGGCTCGCTAAACTGCCACGTCACTTTGTTAAATCAATTACTTTTGATAACGGGAAAGAATTTGCTGGATGGCGAGAAATAGCCAATAAGTATGATCTTCACACCTATTTTGCGGAAGTCGGTGCTCCCAATCAACGAGGGCTAAACGAAAATAATAACGGCCTCTTGCGTCGTGATAGTCTTAGTAAAAAGCTAGATTTTCGCGATTTACCAGACGAACTAGTCACTCAGCTAATGCATCGTCGCAACAATATCCCACGAAAATCTCTTAATTATCGTACACCATTAGAAGTATTCTTGAGTCATGTCACAGAAGAACAACTTTCACCTTTTTTCTAATTTAAATTGACATTTCAGGACATTAAAAAGATATTAAGGCTCAAAAAAGGAACCGTGACATAAGTTAAGTTACTTTCATAAAAAGCAAATACGCAGTACAACAATGGCCTCTAACGTCCGGCAAAGCCGAACGTTAGAGGCCTATTGTTGCTTGCAGGGGCTCCCAGAGGCTAGCTTCGCGTCGAAAAAGGCTCTACAATTTTAAGTACTGATGGATTTAACATCAGTGCTTTATTTGTTTAAAATTTAAAATAAAAAAGCGAAAGATGGTTGGACCCCGTCTTCGTTAAGAAAGGACCATCTTTCATGAACAATTCTATCAGAACTATCTTAGAAATTAAAGATCCCTATCTCAAACTAGATGAAAAGAACTTTGATAATCCAATTGAAGATCAACCTAATCAAATCATTGTCCATCTCATCCAAACTTATCCTATGCACTGCCCACGATGTGGACAGCTAATGTGTAAGAATGGCTATAAAACAGTTAATTGCTTGGGACCAGAGCTTCACTTTAAACCAACAATCTGGTCGATTAAAAAGCAAAAATATATCTGTAAAGCTTCCTCTTCTTGTCCTGAAGTAATTACTAAATTAGCGGCTGTTAGAGATATTAATTATCATGATCATATTTCTTTAGCGATAAAACAACGAGCCATGATGTTTCTGACGAAAAATGAATCACAAAGTGATTTAGCCAAAGAACTAAATGTCTCTGACTGGACAATTAGACGAGTCATTACAAACCTTGATCAATTTTTCAAGCCTAACTATCATTGGTTGCCTCGCCATATTGCTTTTGATGATTTTAAATCTGGTCGCTTTGCGCCCAGTGGAATGAGTATGATTCTAATGAACATTGAAAATAAACGGACACTTGACATTATCCTGTCACGAAAAAATAGTTATTTGCGGAACTACTTTCTTCGATATGACCGTTCAGCACGCCTAGCAGTTCAAACAGTAACAGTTGACTTATACACTCCATATCGTCACTTAATTCATGAACTCTTCCCTCACGCTATAATTATCGCTGATCATTTTCACATCGTTGCTCAAGCGTATCGTGCATTAAATAAAATCAGGATTCAAGTAATGAATCGCGCTGGTGCTGCCACTCATGAGTGGCGTGCACTTAAGCATTTTTGGAAATTACTCTTAACACCTGCTAATGAGCTTAAATATAATAATTATTGGCCAAGACGTAACTTTAGTTACGCTCAATTAACCGATGTTGAAGTTATTCACCGTCTCCTAAGTTTTGATAATGAATTAAAAAAAGCTTATGAATACTATCAAGACTTAATTATGGCGATTGCTCATCGTAGTAAGAAAGAATT
This region includes:
- a CDS encoding amidohydrolase, with amino-acid sequence MTQTFINGKIFVGDTEDHFVNSMVVEDGTVRRIGDNLPNEGKVIDLQGQTVLPGLIDCHTHPKYIADALHGVACTPPNVNSNKEMQEALRNSPAYGQGEDVWIEGWGFDETKLAEHRSPNRDDLDAVSTTQPIFIYRSDCHSSVGNSKALEFAGIDENTPDPVGGKIERFSDGRPTGFMREVAASQLLIRAKSAQSYENDVANMVNSSEHYLKEGIVAIGEMMGRMKPYTSLKLYQDAVKQGFGPKASIYYVFDEIDPQVGLQPSGDEKLRVAGIKVFMDGSISGETAYNTDPYPSGKMGVSLTSVEKLKRAVEMARDNKLQLAVHAMGDKAIQTVIDVTKDMKPWLTTMPSVRIEHAFLMTDQMFAEIANSEMNYALVTQPIFFFAEDESYRHYLSPAQFKLAYRVKTMLNSQAMLGLSSDAPCTPWAEPDSPFYSIYAAVTRKAANDDVVNAEEAITVPQAILGYTRDGAKIGGFDDNGTLEVRKAADFVILNDDIFTVAHSELKNIHVNETWMAGKRVK
- a CDS encoding ISLre2-like element ISLre2 family transposase, encoding MDILTEIEQNLVKSGSLFEAEQIILKGVLELGQVIMQNFLESLDRSLKSQAPANYQVINKQPRTLNFIFGPVTFQRRYYQAGTKKREFYLDQQLKIKPRRRLSPHYLMMMAKIAQTTTMRNTADILNLVFDSGITADSVMHAVHELGNQVAKQTQAKEHQATPRHMPKNLTIEGDAFMIKGKKEAGQLTLVHHYRVYERVANQIINRHDFLSVGHQGRLEARLSDYLDRHYKLAGQTIFLASDAGPGYEPAKLLSLVPQGAHGEYFLDRYHCLQKIEHTLGRHNELAMRAIKAVRHHDQAELTIILDTYESQNLTEKQADDLMRLRKYLQRNWRYILSPQMRGFKDIHLIGSVESSHRAFTYRMKKQGKSWTKQGAKAMISLIEARMNGELQASLNTILEQLTVLPRVAQTSLLQEMHIRTGEFLRKAPTKPSIGAVQGIIPINTVTSRPMGQLFKALTH
- a CDS encoding GNAT family N-acetyltransferase; amino-acid sequence: MDYQIRLSTMDDLPAIVDIFNQAIPLQVNDESAPIEVADRREWFLQFDSTHPIWVATMDGQVIAWCALEYFYPHPAYDHSAQIAIYIREDYRRQHLGHDLLTYAQKQIEDHLDIRTVIAYIYIENQASYRLFTSCGYKEWGKLPQISEINGQMRSLYMMGRHFNE
- the lepB gene encoding signal peptidase I; its protein translation is MKAFREAMSWIIPILIGLIIALVIKQFFFQIVRVDGPSMQPNLQNNERVFCLKTAKIHHGSVVVFDANGVDPQVSVKTDYVKRVIGLPGDTVSSKNGNIYVNGKKINQDYISKSQRTTGTGNWTLRSISVQNSWLKNNGATKVPKGEYFVLGDHRSVSNDGRYWGFVPKSKIDGVVKVPSWTGTKTTRENVNKEWQHFYDK
- a CDS encoding IS30 family transposase; its protein translation is MTYKHLTTRELTLIADFWYQGTKAYRAAKLLQRSQETIYRVYRFLNGGKTIDQYLQTYQRHKRRCGRKQTQLPTIEVNYIHAQIKAGCTPDTIIGRHEHPISCSMRTLYRMFARNQYGFSVKQLPMKGKRHPNGYVEHRGKAGQLGRSIYQRYRDFPHYQHEFGHFEADTVQGKAHRGAVMTLVERQSKVMIVLNIHHKTDEAVNCQLDQWLAKLPRHFVKSITFDNGKEFAGWREIANKYDLHTYFAEVGAPNQRGLNENNNGLLRRDSLSKKLDFRDLPDELVTQLMHRRNNIPRKSLNYRTPLEVFLSHVTEEQLSPFF
- a CDS encoding ISL3 family transposase, with protein sequence MNNSIRTILEIKDPYLKLDEKNFDNPIEDQPNQIIVHLIQTYPMHCPRCGQLMCKNGYKTVNCLGPELHFKPTIWSIKKQKYICKASSSCPEVITKLAAVRDINYHDHISLAIKQRAMMFLTKNESQSDLAKELNVSDWTIRRVITNLDQFFKPNYHWLPRHIAFDDFKSGRFAPSGMSMILMNIENKRTLDIILSRKNSYLRNYFLRYDRSARLAVQTVTVDLYTPYRHLIHELFPHAIIIADHFHIVAQAYRALNKIRIQVMNRAGAATHEWRALKHFWKLLLTPANELKYNNYWPRRNFSYAQLTDVEVIHRLLSFDNELKKAYEYYQDLIMAIAHRSKKELKNLLVIKWTQLPQALQKVQRTLRSHKQEIYNSFKYDTYTNGPVEGTNNKIKVIKRTAYGFRNFFNFRIRILLALPNIYIAITWRNKQTAHAKVQAQAA